Proteins encoded within one genomic window of Streptomyces sp. NBC_00523:
- a CDS encoding ABC transporter substrate-binding protein, with translation MVVRVPSSSAPPRSRLRVLLASGAAALALAAGSVVPGMPLGAAPQQAQAADSGNKTLTVAVAQSVDSLSPFLAQKLLSTSVSRLMYDFLTNYDAKDNHAIPGLATKWEPSADKLTWTYTIRGDSKWSDGQQATAEDAAWTFNKMMTDEAAAQANGSFVTNFKKVTAPSPTKLVIELKEPQATMAALDVPIVPKHVWEKVGDFSKFNNDTKFPVVGNGPFILTDYKVDQYVKLKANPDFWRGKPKFDELVFKTYKDQDAAVAALRKGEVSFVAGSPALTPAQANSLKGDKNIKVNEGPGRRFYALATNPGAQTKDGKKFGNGNKALLDQKVRQALFLSIDRETIIDKVFQGHAVEGKGYIPPRFSAYAWEPSADQALNYDPDKAGKLLDEAGYKLKGDQRVGKDGKPLDLRLLCHATDPNDKAVGKYLKEWWGKLGIGLKVDCLDDVSVPWYAGEYDLAFDGWSVNPDPDFVLGIHTCAALPTKAKASATTDNFICDKKYDELYRKQLAEYDPAKRAELVGQMQSWLYDSGYMNVMAYPNAVEAYRTDQIKSITTMPEAAGNIYGQDGYWSWWSAVPASGNGGSESDSSGSSTGVIIGIVVAVVVLAGGGFLISRRRRTTADDRE, from the coding sequence ATGGTCGTAAGAGTTCCATCCTCCTCCGCCCCGCCACGCTCACGTCTGCGTGTGCTCCTGGCCTCCGGGGCCGCCGCCCTCGCTCTCGCAGCCGGGTCCGTCGTGCCGGGAATGCCCCTCGGAGCCGCGCCCCAGCAGGCGCAGGCCGCCGACAGCGGCAACAAGACGCTCACCGTCGCGGTCGCGCAGAGCGTCGACTCCCTGAGCCCGTTCCTCGCCCAGAAGCTGCTGAGCACCAGCGTCTCGCGGCTCATGTACGACTTCCTGACGAACTACGACGCCAAGGACAACCACGCCATCCCCGGCCTGGCGACCAAGTGGGAGCCCTCCGCCGACAAGCTGACGTGGACGTACACCATTCGGGGCGATTCGAAGTGGTCGGACGGGCAGCAGGCGACCGCCGAGGACGCCGCCTGGACGTTCAACAAGATGATGACCGACGAGGCCGCGGCCCAGGCCAACGGCAGCTTCGTCACCAACTTCAAGAAGGTCACCGCCCCGAGCCCGACCAAGCTGGTCATCGAGCTCAAGGAGCCGCAGGCCACCATGGCCGCGCTCGACGTGCCGATCGTGCCGAAGCACGTGTGGGAGAAGGTCGGGGACTTCTCGAAGTTCAACAACGACACGAAGTTCCCCGTCGTCGGCAACGGTCCGTTCATCCTGACGGACTACAAGGTCGACCAGTACGTGAAGCTCAAGGCCAACCCGGACTTCTGGCGCGGGAAGCCCAAGTTCGACGAGCTGGTCTTCAAGACGTACAAGGACCAGGACGCCGCCGTCGCCGCCCTGCGCAAGGGTGAGGTCTCCTTCGTCGCCGGTTCGCCCGCGCTGACGCCCGCTCAGGCGAACTCGCTCAAGGGCGACAAGAACATCAAGGTCAACGAGGGTCCCGGTCGCCGCTTCTACGCGCTGGCCACCAACCCCGGCGCGCAGACCAAGGACGGCAAGAAGTTCGGCAACGGCAACAAGGCGCTGCTCGACCAGAAGGTGCGCCAGGCGCTGTTCCTGTCGATCGACCGCGAGACGATCATCGACAAGGTCTTCCAGGGGCACGCCGTCGAGGGCAAGGGCTACATCCCGCCGCGCTTCTCCGCGTACGCCTGGGAGCCCTCCGCCGACCAGGCGCTGAACTACGACCCCGACAAGGCTGGGAAGCTGCTGGACGAGGCGGGCTACAAGCTCAAGGGCGACCAGCGCGTCGGCAAGGACGGCAAGCCGCTCGACCTGCGCCTCCTGTGCCACGCCACCGACCCGAACGACAAGGCGGTCGGCAAGTACCTGAAGGAGTGGTGGGGCAAGCTCGGCATCGGGCTGAAGGTCGACTGCCTGGACGACGTCTCCGTGCCCTGGTACGCCGGTGAGTACGACCTCGCCTTCGACGGCTGGTCGGTCAACCCGGACCCGGACTTCGTCCTCGGCATCCACACCTGCGCGGCCCTGCCGACGAAGGCCAAGGCCAGCGCGACCACGGACAACTTCATCTGCGACAAGAAGTACGACGAGCTCTACCGGAAGCAGCTCGCCGAGTACGACCCCGCGAAGCGCGCGGAGCTCGTCGGGCAGATGCAGTCGTGGCTGTACGACTCCGGGTACATGAACGTGATGGCGTACCCGAACGCGGTCGAGGCGTACCGCACCGACCAGATCAAGTCGATCACGACCATGCCCGAGGCGGCCGGCAACATCTACGGCCAGGACGGCTACTGGAGCTGGTGGTCGGCCGTGCCGGCGAGCGGCAACGGCGGCTCGGAGAGCGACAGCTCCGGCTCCTCCACCGGTGTGATCATCGGAATCGTGGTGGCAGTCGTGGTCCTCGCAGGTGGCGGCTTCCTGATCTCGCGGCGCCGCCGCACCACCGCGGACGATCGCGAGTAG
- a CDS encoding bifunctional riboflavin kinase/FAD synthetase codes for MQRWRGLEDIPQDWGRSVVTIGSYDGVHRGHQLIIGRAVERARELGVPSVVVTFDPHPSEVVRPGSHPPLLAPHHRRAELMADLGVDAMLILPFTTEFSRLAPADFIAKVLVDKLHAQLVIEGPNFRFGHKAAGNVELLAELGAEHDYRVEVIDLRVSGAAGGGEPFSSTLTRRLVAEGDVAGAAEILGRPHRVEGVVVRGAQRGRELGFPTANVETLPHTAIPADGVYAGWLHANGEAMPAAISVGTNPQFDGTERTVEAYAIDRVGLDLYGLHVAVDFLAYVRGMLKFDTIDDLLVAMAADVKRCSELVAAAEAGQD; via the coding sequence GTGCAGCGCTGGCGAGGCTTGGAGGACATCCCCCAGGACTGGGGGCGCAGCGTCGTCACCATCGGCTCGTACGACGGGGTCCACCGTGGACACCAGCTGATCATCGGCCGCGCCGTCGAGCGGGCCCGCGAGCTGGGCGTGCCGTCGGTCGTCGTCACCTTCGACCCGCACCCCAGCGAGGTCGTCCGGCCCGGCAGCCACCCCCCGCTGCTCGCCCCGCACCACCGGCGCGCCGAGCTGATGGCGGATCTGGGCGTGGACGCGATGCTGATCCTGCCGTTCACCACGGAGTTCTCGCGGCTCGCCCCGGCCGACTTCATCGCCAAGGTGCTCGTGGACAAACTGCACGCGCAGCTGGTCATCGAGGGCCCCAACTTCCGTTTCGGCCACAAGGCCGCGGGGAACGTCGAGCTGCTGGCCGAGCTGGGTGCCGAGCACGACTACCGCGTCGAGGTCATCGACCTGCGGGTGAGCGGCGCGGCGGGCGGCGGCGAGCCGTTCTCCTCCACGCTCACCCGGCGCCTGGTCGCCGAGGGCGACGTGGCCGGGGCCGCCGAGATCCTGGGCCGTCCGCACCGCGTCGAGGGCGTCGTCGTCCGGGGCGCCCAGCGCGGCCGCGAGCTCGGTTTCCCCACCGCGAACGTCGAGACCCTCCCGCACACCGCGATCCCCGCCGACGGCGTCTACGCGGGCTGGCTGCACGCGAACGGCGAGGCGATGCCCGCCGCGATCTCGGTCGGCACCAACCCGCAGTTCGACGGCACCGAGCGCACGGTGGAGGCGTACGCGATCGACCGCGTCGGCCTCGACCTGTACGGCCTGCACGTGGCCGTGGACTTCCTGGCGTACGTACGCGGGATGCTGAAGTTCGACACGATCGACGACCTGCTGGTGGCGATGGCCGCCGACGTGAAGCGGTGCAGCGAGCTGGTCGCCGCCGCCGAGGCCGGACAGGACTGA
- a CDS encoding ABC transporter ATP-binding protein — MTTTPVDLLSAQGLRITFPGRHGADPARAVDGVDLDIRPGEIVALVGESGCGKTTLARSLLGLVPPTAGRITFDGKPLDYGSRALKAYRKRAQLVLQDPSGSLNPRHTVYDAVAEGLRIHGYAGDERQAVHDALSRAGLRPPERFFLRYPHELSGGQRQRVVIAGALVLEPELIVADEPVASLDASVRGEILALLLRLREELGLSALVVTHDLGLAWNIADRVAVMYLGRIVETGAVEQILTAPRHPYTQALLSVLPEAPGDPVVLTGEPPDPSRVPSGCRFHARCQVLASGEAERAGVADACRTQDLPVLSGGGDTQVACHWATAKVAAPTA; from the coding sequence ATGACGACGACCCCCGTGGACCTGCTCAGCGCGCAGGGGCTCCGGATCACCTTCCCCGGCCGGCACGGGGCCGACCCGGCGCGTGCGGTGGACGGGGTCGACCTGGACATCCGGCCCGGCGAGATCGTCGCCCTGGTCGGCGAGTCGGGGTGCGGCAAGACGACGCTGGCCCGTTCGCTGCTGGGCCTGGTACCGCCGACGGCCGGTCGGATCACGTTCGACGGGAAGCCGCTGGACTACGGGAGCCGGGCGCTCAAGGCGTACCGCAAGCGCGCCCAGCTGGTCCTCCAGGACCCCAGCGGCTCGCTGAACCCGCGTCACACGGTGTACGACGCGGTGGCCGAGGGGCTGCGCATCCACGGCTACGCGGGCGACGAGCGGCAGGCGGTGCACGACGCGCTGTCGCGGGCCGGGCTGCGCCCGCCGGAGCGGTTCTTCCTGCGCTACCCGCACGAGCTGTCGGGCGGTCAGCGCCAGCGCGTCGTGATCGCGGGGGCGCTGGTCCTGGAGCCGGAGCTGATCGTGGCGGACGAGCCGGTCGCCTCGCTGGACGCGTCGGTGCGCGGCGAGATCCTGGCGCTGCTGCTGCGGCTGCGCGAGGAGCTGGGTCTCTCCGCGCTGGTCGTGACGCATGACCTCGGTCTCGCGTGGAACATCGCGGACCGGGTCGCGGTGATGTACCTGGGCCGCATCGTGGAGACGGGGGCCGTCGAGCAGATCCTGACGGCCCCGCGCCATCCGTACACCCAGGCGCTGCTGTCGGTGCTGCCGGAGGCGCCGGGCGATCCGGTGGTGCTCACGGGTGAGCCGCCGGACCCGTCCCGGGTGCCGTCCGGCTGCCGCTTCCACGCCCGCTGCCAGGTGCTGGCCTCGGGCGAGGCGGAACGGGCGGGCGTCGCGGACGCCTGCCGTACGCAGGACCTGCCGGTCCTGTCGGGCGGCGGGGACACACAGGTGGCGTGCCACTGGGCCACGGCGAAGGTCGCCGCGCCGACTGCCTGA
- a CDS encoding ABC transporter permease: MTADSTPALVQQADAATDGPPAGPSAARGPRARNTTAYLKYVAAKIAGAVVSLFAVLVTSFFLFRLIPSDPVKQMTGGRPVSAEQLESLRHQLGLDQPMWQQFTSYIGDALTGDFGVSFAYHAPVIDKIVEKLPATLLLTGTAYVLYSVIGLWLGTRTAWRNGSAGDRFHTALALTLYSVPSFWLGLLLIIVFSVGVGPIPGMFPTGGMSSGDTSGFGYVTDVAHHMVLPVITLVAVGYAQTLLVMRSSLLDEMGSDYLTTARAKGLRDDVVRRKHAVPNAMLPTFTLMFVNLGHVVAGQILVETVFSWPGLGSLFYQGLSTPDLPLVQGLFFVFATAVILANTLADVLYPLLDPRVGR; the protein is encoded by the coding sequence ATGACAGCTGACAGCACTCCGGCGCTCGTGCAACAGGCGGACGCGGCCACGGACGGCCCTCCGGCCGGCCCCTCGGCCGCACGCGGTCCACGGGCGCGCAACACCACGGCCTATCTGAAATATGTGGCCGCCAAGATCGCGGGCGCCGTCGTCTCGCTGTTCGCGGTTCTGGTCACCAGCTTCTTCCTCTTCCGGCTCATTCCGAGCGACCCCGTCAAGCAGATGACGGGCGGCCGGCCCGTATCGGCCGAACAGCTCGAATCGCTGCGCCACCAGCTCGGCCTCGACCAGCCGATGTGGCAGCAGTTCACCAGCTACATCGGGGACGCCCTCACCGGCGACTTCGGTGTCTCGTTCGCGTACCACGCCCCGGTCATCGACAAGATCGTGGAGAAGCTGCCGGCGACGCTGCTGCTCACCGGCACCGCCTACGTCCTCTACAGCGTCATCGGCCTCTGGCTCGGCACCCGTACCGCCTGGCGCAACGGCTCGGCCGGCGACCGGTTCCACACCGCGCTCGCCCTCACGCTGTACTCGGTGCCGTCGTTCTGGCTCGGGCTGCTCCTGATCATCGTCTTCTCCGTCGGCGTCGGCCCGATCCCGGGCATGTTCCCGACGGGCGGCATGTCGTCGGGCGACACGAGCGGCTTCGGTTACGTCACCGACGTGGCGCACCACATGGTGCTTCCGGTGATCACGCTGGTGGCGGTCGGGTACGCGCAGACGCTGCTGGTGATGCGGTCCTCGCTGCTGGACGAGATGGGCAGCGACTACCTCACGACGGCCCGCGCCAAGGGGCTGCGGGACGACGTCGTACGCCGCAAGCACGCCGTGCCCAACGCGATGCTGCCCACCTTCACGCTGATGTTCGTCAACCTGGGGCATGTGGTCGCCGGGCAGATCCTGGTGGAGACCGTGTTCTCCTGGCCGGGCCTCGGCTCCCTCTTCTACCAGGGCCTCAGCACCCCCGACCTGCCACTCGTCCAGGGCCTCTTCTTCGTCTTCGCCACCGCGGTGATCCTGGCGAACACCCTTGCCGATGTGCTGTATCCGCTGCTCGATCCCCGGGTGGGCCGATGA
- a CDS encoding serine protease, protein MGCGDRATLVRLCDPAGRPRGTGFVADDRGTVVTSHEAVDGLPHLLLHGTDGRSHRVEAADITAVPAWDLALLPTGGPDTLGVRPLPVCVRERLDPGTYVTVAAHGLREARILGRTPVTYTSRGRTHRIDQALELALGTDGSDALRLGGAAVGGPVLDPDSGAVIAVIGLALRASHATAGCAAPLAGAPADGPLGELLRRNAATVPGYGPDLNLAGALQLTAMSVGSAGGPGERHEPVERPDVRAESEAFAAAGPDAPAVILALVGEPGTGRTTELAAIAGRRATGPVPAPTLWLRGADLLADDTSVADAVARTLQQAGRIVGAAGAPGDMASATPERVARLAAASGVPLLVLLDAPEEMPPVPAHRLADWTTGTVGWLRENGARLVVGCRPEHWETAGALCPPEALHRPARPARRLPPAVRVTDFTAGQAERAREGLGLPPDSLAAGHDRHPLTLRLLAEVREALPPGTPGRPGTEEVFAAHLDLMCLRIAVRIAAGTRPGPTAVRRLAARVAGQVHEAARRCLGPGQGELDRAAFEELFPWRTGWAPAVLTEGLLVPAGAGYRFAHEEVGDWIQSTHLDLDAALRALVHRWHAEPAEDDGRVPRPRRGAAAEDPAPAGPRSLPVPRHRIGPVVQALLLLARRHGTAALAHRLADLIEALDRLPEGAPDAADGDRALPLSDPRWWAARLLAETLLRVPDARPYLGVLRLLAGRVVRSSAEADGGGARGAYAAFGPWFWRGPRLPEADRMDLFRRLVPADGPPGEGDGDTRFLDAVARRLAAHPRTVMPLLCAWFTDERALAAAPDTPVRPTVAAAAQALLHARRDLAVDDLADALVAAGHPRAEELLAALAEDETTALCRAVERWAGDEDRRARRVAAVSYATLVAPHVTLDADRDRVRRAALAVLARPADSELHGPVLALLVADPRTRPRYLPQAVRAFVAEGPQDVRVPAAALAAALPTHADIVVTAYRDRLARPDQGAGEVLRALAGIDAPELALHAAGLVRAYAEGHPEDTAHTAAYLDRRLEHGPAARALLLPLLTGLLRDRPAAAPVRGSLAAVLASPGSPASQPARDELLEVLLDAEQRGGTPDPVVLEALLRAAADGCAGRSPVRSRALVHRTGMLLVRTPEGAALFDRRLVALVREVPGFGALVAGWLADAPQEWAAVVGPSARRTVEGLRAPMPMPMQAAGREHGSLRPA, encoded by the coding sequence ATGGGATGCGGGGACCGGGCGACGCTGGTACGACTGTGCGATCCGGCCGGCAGGCCGCGGGGGACCGGCTTCGTCGCCGACGACCGGGGCACGGTGGTCACCAGCCACGAGGCGGTCGACGGCCTTCCGCACCTCCTGCTGCACGGCACGGACGGCCGCAGCCACCGCGTCGAGGCCGCCGACATCACCGCCGTACCCGCATGGGACCTCGCCCTCCTGCCCACCGGAGGCCCCGACACCCTCGGCGTCCGGCCGCTGCCCGTGTGCGTACGCGAGCGCCTCGACCCCGGTACGTATGTGACGGTCGCCGCGCACGGTCTGCGCGAGGCGCGCATCCTGGGCCGCACGCCGGTCACGTACACCAGTCGCGGCCGCACCCACCGGATCGACCAGGCCCTGGAACTGGCCCTCGGCACGGACGGCAGCGACGCGCTCCGGCTGGGCGGCGCGGCGGTGGGCGGGCCCGTGCTCGACCCGGACAGCGGGGCCGTGATCGCCGTCATCGGGCTCGCCCTGCGCGCCTCCCACGCCACCGCCGGCTGTGCCGCGCCACTGGCCGGGGCGCCCGCCGACGGGCCGCTGGGCGAGCTGCTGCGGCGCAACGCCGCGACCGTCCCCGGCTACGGCCCCGACCTCAACCTCGCCGGGGCCCTCCAGCTCACCGCCATGTCCGTCGGCTCGGCGGGCGGCCCGGGCGAGCGGCACGAGCCGGTGGAGCGGCCCGACGTCCGCGCCGAGTCCGAGGCGTTCGCGGCGGCCGGACCGGACGCACCCGCCGTCATCCTCGCCCTCGTCGGTGAGCCGGGCACCGGGCGCACCACCGAGCTCGCCGCCATCGCCGGGCGCCGGGCGACCGGCCCGGTGCCCGCGCCCACGCTGTGGCTGCGCGGCGCCGACCTCCTCGCGGACGACACCTCCGTCGCCGACGCCGTCGCGCGCACGCTCCAGCAGGCCGGGCGCATCGTCGGCGCCGCCGGGGCCCCGGGCGACATGGCGAGCGCCACGCCCGAGCGGGTCGCCCGGCTGGCCGCGGCCTCCGGGGTGCCGCTCCTCGTCCTGCTGGACGCCCCGGAGGAGATGCCGCCCGTCCCGGCGCACCGGCTCGCCGACTGGACGACCGGCACGGTCGGCTGGCTCCGCGAGAACGGCGCCCGGCTCGTCGTCGGCTGCCGCCCCGAGCACTGGGAGACGGCGGGCGCGCTCTGCCCGCCCGAGGCCCTGCACCGCCCGGCCCGGCCCGCCCGGCGGCTGCCCCCGGCGGTCCGCGTCACCGACTTCACCGCAGGCCAGGCCGAACGCGCCCGGGAAGGGCTCGGCCTCCCGCCCGACTCCCTCGCGGCCGGCCACGACCGCCATCCGCTGACCCTCCGCCTGCTCGCCGAGGTACGCGAGGCCCTGCCGCCGGGAACGCCCGGGCGCCCCGGCACGGAGGAGGTCTTCGCCGCCCACCTCGACCTGATGTGCCTGCGCATCGCCGTCCGCATCGCCGCCGGGACCCGCCCCGGGCCCACGGCGGTACGGCGCCTGGCGGCCCGGGTGGCCGGACAGGTCCACGAGGCGGCCCGCCGCTGCCTCGGCCCGGGGCAGGGCGAGCTGGACCGGGCCGCCTTCGAGGAGCTGTTCCCCTGGCGCACGGGGTGGGCCCCGGCGGTCCTCACCGAAGGGCTCCTCGTCCCGGCCGGTGCCGGCTACCGCTTCGCCCACGAAGAGGTGGGGGACTGGATCCAGAGCACGCACCTCGATCTGGACGCGGCCCTGCGGGCCCTGGTGCACCGGTGGCACGCGGAGCCGGCGGAGGACGACGGCCGGGTGCCGCGCCCCCGCCGGGGCGCCGCCGCCGAGGACCCGGCCCCGGCCGGACCTCGCAGCCTGCCCGTGCCCCGGCACCGGATCGGCCCGGTCGTCCAGGCCCTCCTGCTGCTGGCCCGCCGCCACGGCACGGCCGCCCTGGCCCACCGGCTCGCGGACCTCATCGAGGCGCTGGACCGGCTGCCGGAGGGGGCGCCGGACGCGGCTGACGGCGACCGGGCCCTGCCCCTGTCCGACCCGCGCTGGTGGGCCGCCCGCCTGCTCGCCGAGACGCTGCTGCGGGTGCCCGACGCCCGGCCGTACCTCGGCGTGCTCCGGCTGCTCGCCGGGCGCGTCGTGCGGAGTTCCGCCGAGGCGGACGGGGGAGGGGCGCGCGGGGCGTACGCCGCATTCGGGCCCTGGTTCTGGCGGGGGCCGCGGCTGCCCGAGGCGGACCGGATGGACCTCTTCCGCCGACTCGTCCCGGCCGACGGGCCGCCGGGCGAGGGGGACGGCGACACCCGGTTCCTCGACGCCGTCGCCCGGCGGCTCGCCGCCCACCCGCGTACCGTCATGCCCCTCCTGTGCGCGTGGTTCACGGACGAGCGGGCGCTCGCCGCGGCCCCGGACACCCCGGTGCGCCCCACCGTCGCCGCCGCCGCGCAGGCCCTCCTCCACGCCCGCCGGGACCTCGCGGTCGACGACCTGGCCGACGCCCTCGTGGCCGCCGGGCACCCCCGGGCCGAGGAGCTGCTGGCCGCGCTCGCCGAGGACGAGACCACCGCGCTCTGCCGGGCCGTCGAGCGCTGGGCCGGTGACGAGGATCGGCGCGCCCGCCGGGTCGCCGCCGTCTCGTACGCGACGCTCGTCGCCCCCCACGTCACCCTGGACGCCGACCGCGACCGGGTGCGCCGGGCCGCGCTCGCGGTGCTGGCCCGCCCGGCCGACAGCGAACTGCACGGACCGGTCCTCGCCCTGCTCGTCGCGGACCCCCGCACCCGGCCCCGCTACCTCCCGCAGGCCGTCCGGGCCTTCGTCGCCGAGGGCCCGCAGGACGTGCGCGTGCCCGCCGCCGCGCTCGCCGCCGCCCTGCCCACGCACGCGGACATCGTGGTGACCGCCTACCGGGACCGGCTCGCGCGGCCGGACCAGGGCGCGGGCGAGGTGCTGCGGGCCCTGGCCGGGATCGACGCCCCGGAGCTCGCGCTGCACGCCGCCGGCCTCGTACGCGCCTACGCCGAGGGTCACCCGGAGGACACGGCGCACACCGCCGCGTACCTCGACCGCCGCCTGGAGCACGGGCCCGCCGCGCGCGCCCTGCTGCTGCCGCTGCTCACCGGGCTGCTCCGGGACCGCCCGGCGGCGGCGCCGGTCCGGGGATCGCTCGCCGCGGTGCTCGCCTCGCCCGGCAGCCCCGCGTCGCAGCCCGCCCGCGACGAACTCCTGGAGGTGCTGCTGGACGCCGAGCAGCGCGGGGGGACCCCGGACCCGGTGGTCCTGGAGGCCCTGCTGCGGGCCGCCGCGGACGGATGCGCCGGGCGGTCACCGGTTCGCAGCAGGGCGCTGGTGCACCGGACCGGGATGCTCCTCGTGCGTACCCCCGAAGGGGCCGCCCTGTTCGACCGGCGGCTAGTCGCGCTGGTCCGCGAGGTGCCCGGGTTCGGCGCGCTGGTCGCGGGCTGGCTGGCCGACGCGCCGCAGGAGTGGGCGGCCGTCGTGGGGCCCAGCGCGCGGCGCACGGTGGAGGGGCTGCGGGCGCCGATGCCCATGCCGATGCAGGCCGCAGGGCGTGAGCATGGCAGTCTTAGACCTGCGTAA
- a CDS encoding ABC transporter ATP-binding protein has translation MSTTSIRKTPLLEVRDLTVTYPGGAQAVRGVNLQVEAGRKLGIAGESGCGKSTLALALLRLLPAGAKVTGEILLNGEDVLAMKWGQVRAVRWAGASIVFQGAMHSLNAVHRIGDQIAEPILLHKKVTPAAARKRAGELLEQVGLPAARTDAYPHELSGGQRQRVMIAMALACDPGLIIADEPTTALDVMIQAQILRLIEQLVSEQDLGLIMISHDLAVLSDTCDRLAVMYAGRVVEEGPASEVYESAHHPYSRALSGAFPRIGDLSSRFAPRGLPGDPPDPSALPAGCTFHPRCALALDSCATQDQELRDAGAGRQAACVLVGPEGAAPVLPGAEEARSTS, from the coding sequence TTGAGCACGACGAGCATCCGCAAGACGCCTCTTCTGGAGGTACGCGACCTGACGGTGACGTACCCCGGCGGGGCGCAGGCCGTCCGCGGCGTGAACCTTCAGGTCGAGGCCGGGCGCAAGCTGGGCATCGCCGGGGAGTCCGGCTGCGGCAAGTCCACGCTGGCGCTGGCCCTGCTGCGGCTGCTGCCCGCGGGCGCGAAGGTGACCGGCGAGATCCTGCTGAACGGCGAGGACGTCCTCGCGATGAAGTGGGGCCAGGTCAGGGCCGTCCGCTGGGCGGGCGCCTCCATCGTCTTCCAGGGCGCCATGCACTCGCTGAACGCGGTGCACCGCATCGGGGACCAGATCGCCGAGCCGATCCTGCTGCACAAGAAGGTCACCCCGGCGGCGGCCCGGAAGCGCGCCGGTGAGCTGCTGGAACAGGTCGGGCTGCCCGCGGCCCGGACGGACGCCTATCCGCACGAGCTGTCCGGCGGGCAGCGGCAGCGCGTGATGATCGCGATGGCGCTCGCCTGCGACCCGGGCCTGATCATCGCCGACGAGCCGACGACGGCCCTGGACGTGATGATCCAGGCCCAGATCCTGCGCCTGATCGAGCAGCTGGTCTCCGAGCAGGACCTCGGCCTGATCATGATCAGCCACGACCTGGCGGTGCTGTCCGACACCTGCGACCGGCTCGCCGTGATGTACGCGGGCCGGGTCGTGGAGGAGGGCCCGGCGTCCGAGGTCTACGAGAGCGCGCACCACCCGTACAGCAGGGCCCTGTCGGGCGCCTTCCCGCGCATCGGGGACCTGTCGTCCCGGTTCGCGCCGAGGGGCCTGCCCGGCGACCCGCCCGACCCTTCGGCGCTACCGGCCGGCTGCACCTTCCATCCGCGCTGCGCCCTGGCCCTGGACTCCTGCGCCACGCAGGACCAGGAGCTGCGGGACGCGGGCGCCGGGCGGCAGGCCGCGTGCGTGCTGGTCGGCCCGGAGGGGGCGGCGCCGGTCCTGCCGGGCGCCGAGGAAGCAAGGAGCACATCATGA
- a CDS encoding ABC transporter permease → MTTTDSMPSPTPAPAPPEPVRSARSLARARKRQSAARFWREYRRHKGGMWGLAGLILIALIALAAPQLVGADSQSVTEASGGALESPSGEFPLGTDQFGRSVLALLVWGARVSLTVGLLAAFLCVAIGTIVGIVAGHFRGWYSTVLMRVTDWFLVMPTLVLAVALASVMDRSLWTIIIAIGVTTWPTTARLVRAQTLAVESRPYIERARALGGGHGHVMLRHVLPNVMPLVLAQTTLAISSAILSEATLAFLGLGDPTITSWGSMLQDARAAGAVSAGDWWYLAPPGIAIALVALAFTLCGRAIESVLNPKLGVAR, encoded by the coding sequence ATGACCACGACCGATTCCATGCCCTCGCCGACCCCGGCGCCGGCCCCGCCCGAGCCCGTCCGGAGCGCCCGCTCCCTGGCCCGGGCCCGTAAACGCCAGTCCGCGGCCCGCTTCTGGCGGGAGTACCGCAGGCACAAGGGCGGGATGTGGGGCCTGGCGGGACTGATCCTCATCGCGCTGATCGCCCTGGCCGCGCCCCAGCTCGTCGGCGCCGACTCGCAGAGCGTCACCGAGGCGTCCGGCGGCGCGCTCGAATCGCCGAGCGGTGAGTTCCCGCTCGGCACCGACCAGTTCGGGCGCAGCGTGCTCGCGCTCCTGGTGTGGGGCGCCCGCGTCTCGCTGACCGTGGGGCTGCTCGCGGCGTTCCTGTGCGTCGCCATCGGCACCATCGTGGGGATCGTCGCGGGCCACTTCCGCGGCTGGTACTCGACGGTGCTGATGCGGGTGACCGACTGGTTCCTGGTGATGCCGACGCTGGTCCTCGCGGTCGCGCTCGCCTCGGTGATGGACCGCTCCCTGTGGACGATCATCATCGCGATCGGCGTCACGACCTGGCCGACCACCGCCCGCCTGGTGCGGGCGCAGACCCTCGCCGTGGAGTCCCGTCCCTACATCGAGCGCGCCCGCGCGCTGGGCGGCGGCCACGGCCACGTCATGCTCCGGCACGTCCTGCCGAACGTGATGCCGCTGGTGCTCGCGCAGACCACGCTGGCCATCTCCAGCGCGATCCTGAGCGAGGCCACGCTGGCCTTCCTCGGCCTCGGCGACCCGACCATCACCTCGTGGGGCAGCATGCTCCAGGACGCGCGCGCCGCTGGGGCGGTGAGCGCCGGGGACTGGTGGTACCTGGCACCGCCCGGCATCGCCATCGCCCTGGTGGCCCTGGCGTTCACGCTGTGCGGCCGCGCGATCGAGTCCGTCCTCAATCCCAAGCTGGGGGTGGCCCGTTGA